In a single window of the Thermus sp. LT1-2-5 genome:
- a CDS encoding metal ABC transporter substrate-binding protein, whose translation MKRWLSLGLFGLLVAFAEPQVAATTPILADLVRQVAGDRVRVESVVPPGADPHAFDLRPSTASQVARARILFANGLGLEPYLNRLKVLLPPEAKVVELAPGMPDPICGLLGLREMGVHLHGDCDPHMWLDPTYAIRYAERIAEELSRLDPRGQEVYRRRLEAFRQAVEREDRELAACLKGRRLRLVVSHLSLSYLARRYGLEIVGALRDTQGQEGSMRDRLALLKKAEEGGVDLVVAEPQMDPAPMRRLAEELGARLVVLYTDTLDRRVPGYLDLLRWNREALCPRR comes from the coding sequence ATGAAACGGTGGCTCTCCCTTGGCCTGTTCGGCCTTCTGGTTGCCTTTGCCGAGCCGCAGGTGGCCGCCACCACCCCCATCCTGGCGGATCTCGTGCGGCAGGTGGCTGGGGATAGGGTGCGGGTGGAGAGCGTGGTCCCACCGGGGGCCGACCCCCACGCCTTCGACCTTAGGCCCTCCACCGCCTCCCAGGTGGCCAGGGCGAGGATCCTCTTCGCCAATGGTCTGGGACTGGAACCCTACCTGAACCGCCTTAAGGTCCTTCTGCCGCCGGAGGCCAAGGTGGTGGAGCTGGCTCCGGGTATGCCCGACCCTATTTGTGGCCTGCTCGGCCTTCGGGAGATGGGGGTCCACCTCCACGGGGACTGCGATCCCCACATGTGGCTGGACCCCACCTACGCCATTCGCTACGCTGAACGCATAGCGGAGGAACTTTCCCGTCTGGACCCCAGGGGCCAGGAGGTGTATCGGCGCCGCCTCGAGGCCTTCCGCCAGGCGGTGGAACGGGAGGATAGGGAACTGGCGGCCTGTTTGAAGGGTAGACGGCTTAGGCTCGTGGTGAGCCACCTCTCCCTTTCTTACCTGGCGCGGCGCTATGGCTTGGAGATCGTGGGCGCCCTTCGGGATACCCAGGGCCAGGAGGGAAGCATGAGGGATCGGCTCGCCCTCCTGAAAAAGGCGGAGGAGGGCGGGGTGGACCTGGTGGTGGCGGAGCCCCAGATGGACCCCGCCCCCATGCGCCGCTTGGCGGAGGAGCTGGGGGCGCGGCTGGTGGTCCTGTACACGGACACCTTGGACCGGAGGGTGCCCGGTTATCTGGACCTCCTGCGTTGGAACCGGGAGGCCTTGTGTCCACGCCGTTAG
- a CDS encoding SaoD/DsrE family protein yields MRVAYVLSSPRAASHKLGQMILPQLEAGVHGAEVVGIFFFDDNTMVLQKGNPIGERLAKVARERGILLMMCDLCALERGLAEGEPRWCTLEGKGRREPGECRVAAHVVEGVAVGCFPDLYRALAGKVDQVITL; encoded by the coding sequence ATGCGTGTCGCGTACGTTCTCTCCAGTCCCAGGGCGGCGAGCCACAAGCTTGGGCAGATGATCCTGCCCCAACTGGAGGCGGGGGTGCACGGGGCGGAGGTGGTGGGGATCTTCTTCTTTGACGACAACACCATGGTTTTGCAAAAGGGCAATCCCATAGGGGAGCGCCTGGCGAAGGTGGCGCGGGAGCGGGGAATCCTCCTCATGATGTGCGATCTTTGCGCTTTGGAGCGGGGTTTGGCGGAGGGGGAGCCGCGGTGGTGCACCCTGGAGGGCAAGGGGCGGCGGGAGCCAGGGGAGTGCCGGGTGGCGGCCCACGTGGTGGAGGGGGTGGCGGTGGGGTGCTTCCCGGACCTCTACCGGGCCCTGGCGGGCAAGGTGGACCAGGTGATCACCCTTTAG
- a CDS encoding GTP-binding protein: MAKPIPVTVLVGFLGAGKTTLINHLLRRGLPGKRVAVLVNDFGEVNVDARLVVRTTERLVELSNGCICCTLREDLLVELERLAEEDLDYILVESTGIGEPLPIAQTFYMGTLPEKVRLDAIVTVVDASRFFSLWEEVGVVEDAEGNPQEEPLAPLLADQVEFSNILVLNKVDLVSPEEVARLEAFLKAMNPSAKVFRAVQGQVDPALLLGTGLYDYEEGVKHPDWEREWNAPSKETEEYGFQSIVYRQERPFRFQAFWAFLEAWPSYVLRAKGFVRFADHPPAFLSHAGSSLVLETLGPPNLEDTPYLPLPEPTEGEGPTEIVFIGQGIRKWQGELEKALAACLA, from the coding sequence ATGGCGAAGCCTATCCCTGTTACGGTGCTGGTGGGCTTCCTGGGCGCGGGGAAGACCACCCTCATCAACCACCTCCTGCGCCGTGGGCTTCCGGGTAAGCGGGTGGCGGTGTTGGTGAACGATTTCGGCGAGGTGAACGTGGACGCCCGGCTCGTGGTGCGCACCACGGAGCGGCTGGTGGAGCTTTCCAACGGCTGCATCTGTTGCACCTTGCGGGAAGACCTGCTGGTGGAGCTGGAGCGCCTAGCGGAGGAGGACCTGGACTACATCCTGGTGGAGTCCACCGGCATCGGGGAGCCCCTTCCCATCGCCCAGACCTTCTACATGGGCACCCTTCCGGAAAAGGTGCGTTTGGACGCCATTGTCACCGTGGTGGACGCCTCCCGCTTCTTCTCCCTCTGGGAGGAGGTGGGGGTGGTGGAGGACGCGGAGGGGAACCCCCAGGAGGAGCCCTTGGCCCCTCTCCTGGCGGACCAGGTGGAGTTCAGCAACATCCTGGTGCTAAACAAGGTGGACCTGGTTTCTCCGGAGGAGGTGGCGCGCCTGGAAGCTTTCCTCAAGGCCATGAATCCCTCTGCCAAAGTTTTCCGGGCGGTGCAGGGCCAGGTAGACCCGGCCCTCCTCCTGGGGACGGGGCTCTACGACTACGAGGAGGGGGTGAAACACCCCGACTGGGAGCGGGAGTGGAACGCCCCTAGCAAGGAAACCGAGGAGTACGGCTTCCAAAGCATCGTCTACCGCCAGGAGCGCCCTTTCCGCTTCCAGGCCTTTTGGGCCTTTCTGGAGGCTTGGCCCTCCTACGTGCTCCGGGCTAAGGGTTTCGTGCGCTTCGCTGACCACCCCCCTGCCTTTTTGTCCCATGCCGGGAGCAGCCTGGTTCTGGAAACCCTGGGACCCCCCAACCTCGAGGACACCCCCTACCTGCCCCTTCCCGAGCCCACCGAGGGGGAGGGCCCCACGGAGATCGTGTTCATCGGCCAAGGCATTCGGAAGTGGCAGGGCGAGTTGGAGAAGGCCCTGGCTGCCTGCCTGGCCTAG
- a CDS encoding copper chaperone PCu(A)C — MRWLLLLLALLSWAWAQVVATPGWVRLVPPVVPDTAAYLTLENRGKTPVRLVGAETPVAQRVSFHRDVRETRQGQPVLGMRPLPYVEVPPGGKVAFRPGGYHLMLEGLKRPLKAGEKVEILLRFSDGGKLRVLLPVELR; from the coding sequence ATGCGCTGGCTTCTCCTTCTGTTGGCCCTACTTTCTTGGGCTTGGGCTCAGGTGGTAGCCACCCCAGGCTGGGTGCGCCTGGTGCCTCCCGTGGTCCCCGACACCGCGGCCTACCTCACCCTGGAAAACCGGGGCAAGACCCCCGTGCGGCTGGTGGGGGCCGAAACCCCGGTGGCCCAAAGGGTCTCCTTTCACCGGGACGTGCGGGAGACACGGCAGGGCCAGCCGGTGTTGGGGATGCGACCCCTGCCTTACGTGGAGGTCCCGCCTGGGGGCAAAGTGGCCTTCCGGCCTGGCGGGTACCACCTGATGCTGGAGGGGCTGAAGCGGCCCCTAAAAGCGGGAGAAAAGGTGGAAATCCTCCTGCGCTTCAGCGACGGGGGCAAGCTGAGGGTCCTTCTGCCCGTGGAGTTGCGCTAG
- a CDS encoding transposase, which produces MRKAFKYRLYPTKPQAKDLERTLDLCRHLYNAALQERREAYKKAKRSVSFSEQTRWLPEIRANLPEYKRVHSQVLQDVLQRAERAFQGFFRRLKAKKGKAGYPRFKGKSRYDSFTFPQAYATGVKLQEGGKRVLIHGIGSVKVKMHRPLEGKLKTATVKREGRAWYIVFICEVEPKPLPPSEEAVGIDLGTNPNFLVTSEGEKVEAPKHYQRTQERIARKQRELSRKKRGSRRYRKAKEQLAKLHRKVARQRLNFHHTVARSLVNRYGTIVHEDLNIQGLSRSPLAKGVLDAGWAQFLQILAYKAAEAGRRVIGVDPKHTSQDCPKCGHREKRPLWVREYTCPACGTLLHRDVAAARNILAKAWAGPSGMDAVFLPQPEPRSPVLQNGE; this is translated from the coding sequence ATGCGCAAAGCCTTCAAGTACCGCCTCTACCCCACCAAGCCCCAGGCCAAGGACCTGGAGCGCACCCTAGACCTCTGCCGCCACCTCTACAACGCCGCCTTGCAGGAGAGGAGAGAGGCCTACAAGAAGGCGAAGAGGAGCGTGTCCTTCTCCGAGCAAACGCGGTGGCTCCCGGAGATACGAGCCAACTTGCCGGAGTACAAGCGCGTCCACTCCCAAGTCCTCCAGGATGTCCTCCAAAGAGCGGAGCGGGCCTTTCAAGGCTTCTTCCGCCGGCTCAAAGCCAAAAAGGGGAAGGCGGGCTACCCCCGCTTCAAGGGAAAGAGCCGCTACGACTCCTTCACCTTCCCCCAGGCCTACGCCACCGGGGTCAAGCTCCAGGAAGGGGGGAAGCGGGTTCTTATCCACGGCATCGGCTCGGTGAAGGTCAAGATGCACCGACCCCTGGAGGGGAAACTGAAGACCGCCACCGTCAAGCGGGAGGGGAGAGCGTGGTACATCGTCTTCATATGCGAGGTGGAGCCCAAGCCTCTTCCACCCTCAGAAGAAGCTGTAGGGATAGACTTAGGCACGAACCCCAACTTCCTGGTCACTTCCGAGGGGGAGAAGGTAGAAGCTCCCAAGCACTACCAAAGGACGCAAGAGAGGATAGCCAGGAAGCAAAGGGAACTATCCCGCAAGAAGCGGGGTAGTCGCCGATACCGGAAGGCCAAGGAACAGTTAGCCAAACTACACCGAAAAGTCGCCCGACAGAGGCTTAATTTTCACCACACGGTAGCGAGGAGCCTGGTCAACCGCTACGGGACCATCGTTCACGAGGACCTGAACATCCAAGGCTTGTCCCGCTCCCCTCTTGCCAAGGGAGTCTTGGATGCGGGATGGGCACAGTTTCTCCAAATCCTCGCCTACAAAGCGGCGGAAGCTGGTAGGCGGGTTATCGGGGTAGACCCCAAACACACGAGCCAGGATTGTCCCAAATGCGGCCACAGGGAGAAGCGACCCCTGTGGGTCAGGGAGTACACCTGCCCCGCTTGTGGAACCCTTCTGCACCGGGACGTGGCCGCCGCGCGGAACATCCTGGCTAAGGCCTGGGCTGGGCCTTCGGGGATGGATGCGGTTTTTCTGCCGCAACCTGAACCGAGAAGCCCCGTTCTTCAGAACGGGGAGTAG
- a CDS encoding NosD domain-containing protein — translation MRLLAVLVLLSLALAAPTLRLQGEVAGPLVLTTPGLVVEGQGAVVRGREGHTVRLLAPGIRVRGLKVVGAGPREDFFEPDAAIYLQGCQGCVLEDVRVEGAPTAVRAEDSQGLVVRRLRARGLRNAPGVLIYNSPLAQVEESHLEGYVDAIYVEYSPGLRLVGNALWDNTRYGFHVMFTWEARVEGNRSWANAIGNALMHGASNVVRGNRLEDHATPLGYGLLVQDERQTRVLENRFQGNTLGLVLMDAVGVEVRGNRFLENGTALRLTRERGANSARIHGNAFQGNLYDLLVDDPQARAEVEGNAYDRASPLPVPHLPTGSFALLLARQPELSLFALSPGVVLWEAAEAQVPGLRLLALADTRAQSLPRGSQGQPILALLGLAGGLVWWRWRT, via the coding sequence ATGCGCCTTTTGGCCGTCCTTGTCCTCCTCTCCTTGGCCCTCGCCGCACCTACCCTCCGCCTCCAGGGGGAGGTGGCGGGTCCTTTGGTCCTAACCACCCCTGGTTTGGTGGTGGAAGGGCAAGGGGCTGTGGTGCGGGGGAGGGAAGGGCACACCGTGCGCCTCCTTGCCCCCGGTATCCGCGTGCGGGGTCTCAAGGTGGTGGGCGCGGGGCCGAGGGAGGACTTCTTTGAACCAGATGCGGCCATTTACCTACAGGGGTGCCAGGGGTGCGTCCTCGAGGACGTGCGCGTGGAAGGCGCCCCCACCGCGGTGCGGGCGGAGGATTCCCAGGGCCTAGTCGTGCGTCGCCTTCGGGCGAGGGGGCTACGCAACGCCCCTGGGGTGCTCATCTACAACAGCCCCCTGGCCCAGGTGGAGGAAAGCCATCTGGAAGGCTACGTGGACGCCATCTATGTGGAGTACAGCCCCGGGCTCCGGTTGGTGGGCAACGCCCTTTGGGACAACACCCGCTACGGCTTTCACGTGATGTTCACCTGGGAGGCCCGGGTGGAGGGCAACCGGAGCTGGGCCAACGCCATCGGCAATGCCCTCATGCACGGGGCTTCCAATGTGGTGCGGGGAAACCGCCTCGAGGACCACGCCACCCCCTTGGGCTACGGCCTCCTGGTCCAGGACGAGCGCCAAACCCGGGTTTTGGAAAACCGCTTCCAGGGGAACACCCTGGGCCTCGTCCTCATGGACGCCGTGGGGGTGGAGGTGCGGGGTAACCGCTTCCTGGAAAACGGCACGGCCTTGCGCCTCACCCGGGAGCGGGGGGCCAACTCCGCCCGCATCCACGGCAACGCCTTCCAGGGCAACCTTTACGACCTCCTGGTGGACGACCCCCAAGCCCGAGCGGAGGTGGAGGGCAACGCCTACGATCGGGCAAGCCCCCTCCCAGTACCCCACTTGCCCACGGGTTCCTTCGCCCTCCTCCTGGCGCGGCAGCCCGAGCTTTCCCTCTTCGCCCTCTCCCCCGGGGTGGTGCTTTGGGAGGCGGCGGAGGCCCAGGTGCCGGGACTAAGGCTTCTCGCCTTGGCGGACACCCGGGCCCAGAGCTTGCCCAGGGGGTCCCAGGGGCAACCGATTCTGGCCCTTCTCGGGCTTGCGGGAGGCTTGGTATGGTGGCGGTGGAGGACCTGA
- a CDS encoding ABC transporter ATP-binding protein, with protein MVAVEDLSKDRRLRGLSFRAEGGVVGLLGPNGAGKSTLLAVLAGRLRPSRGRATLLGYSPRDPRATPLRAYLPQNPRLFPHLEAREYLEGARRLKGLPPAALEEAVERMGIAALLVRRVGGLSGGERQRLALAASLMGDPPIWLLDEPTAALDPKGRERFWAWVGQKRTGLVLLALHHVEEARRAHRLLLLKGGTLLEEGNPDTVLGPRGERLPWLMEVLYAESA; from the coding sequence ATGGTGGCGGTGGAGGACCTGAGCAAGGACCGGAGGCTTCGCGGCCTCTCCTTCCGGGCGGAGGGGGGCGTGGTGGGTCTTCTTGGGCCAAACGGGGCGGGCAAGAGCACCCTGTTGGCCGTCTTGGCGGGGCGCCTTCGCCCTTCTCGGGGGCGGGCCACCCTCCTGGGCTACTCTCCCCGCGACCCCCGGGCGACGCCCTTGCGGGCCTACCTCCCCCAGAACCCCCGTCTTTTTCCCCACCTCGAGGCCCGGGAGTACCTGGAGGGGGCCAGGCGGCTCAAGGGGCTTCCCCCGGCGGCTTTGGAGGAAGCGGTGGAGCGCATGGGCATCGCCGCCCTCCTGGTCCGGCGGGTCGGGGGGCTTTCCGGGGGGGAGCGGCAGCGCCTGGCCCTGGCGGCCAGCCTCATGGGGGACCCTCCCATCTGGCTCCTGGACGAGCCCACCGCCGCCCTGGACCCCAAGGGGCGGGAGCGGTTCTGGGCTTGGGTGGGGCAGAAGCGGACGGGACTTGTCCTCCTCGCCCTGCATCACGTGGAGGAGGCCCGGCGGGCGCATCGGCTGCTCCTCCTTAAGGGGGGAACCCTTCTGGAGGAAGGGAACCCCGACACGGTGTTGGGCCCGAGGGGAGAGCGGCTCCCCTGGCTAATGGAGGTGCTCTATGCGGAATCGGCGTGA
- a CDS encoding nitrous oxide reductase accessory protein NosL: MRNRRELLRVLGGLVLVAPVLAQHGGMAGMGQEGPKPTGAFVPPKPIPWDTGQCAFCEMPLKTPEGQWRGRTFPRGFFEQTYSQIAFAEPRPAPHDPKRVVDALHFESIACMVNYAWVHGLRDGEGATFYVTDRGAYDPARPQETVRLIPARAATYYWGERMMVVMNAKLLAFGSAKAAQEFAEKNKGQHGRQRFYSFQTLWDLAPLPEMNLVALLAKHAGLLDQGEHGGHP; this comes from the coding sequence ATGCGGAATCGGCGTGAGCTGTTGCGGGTTCTTGGTGGACTGGTTTTGGTTGCCCCCGTTCTCGCCCAGCACGGGGGGATGGCGGGGATGGGCCAGGAGGGTCCCAAGCCCACGGGGGCCTTCGTGCCCCCCAAGCCCATCCCTTGGGACACGGGGCAGTGCGCCTTCTGCGAGATGCCCCTCAAGACCCCTGAGGGGCAGTGGCGGGGGCGCACCTTCCCGAGGGGCTTCTTTGAACAGACCTATTCCCAGATCGCCTTCGCCGAACCCAGGCCAGCGCCCCATGACCCCAAGCGGGTGGTGGACGCCCTCCACTTTGAGAGTATAGCCTGCATGGTGAACTACGCCTGGGTCCATGGCCTGAGGGACGGGGAGGGAGCCACCTTCTACGTGACGGACCGAGGGGCCTACGACCCCGCCCGTCCCCAGGAAACGGTGCGCCTCATCCCCGCCCGGGCCGCCACCTACTACTGGGGGGAGCGGATGATGGTGGTGATGAACGCCAAGCTCCTGGCCTTTGGCAGCGCCAAGGCGGCCCAAGAGTTCGCCGAAAAGAACAAGGGCCAGCACGGCCGGCAGCGCTTCTATAGCTTCCAGACCCTCTGGGACCTCGCCCCCTTGCCGGAAATGAACCTGGTGGCCCTTCTCGCCAAGCATGCGGGCCTTTTGGACCAAGGGGAGCACGGCGGGCACCCCTGA
- a CDS encoding nitrous oxide reductase accessory protein NosL gives MRRRDVLALPVLVLLNQVRAAPRSLRVGVDACPYCFMTILDARHAAQAVNPQGKAFFYDDPACLLDQLNGWGGPDLKAQEVYLADYLGSTRQAPRWLAAEKALLYHQPRVRTPMGSGLLVFASRQDLERHLKERPERAGGRVLTWEEALREGRKRPFVPTDFFSPPPRTP, from the coding sequence ATGCGAAGAAGAGACGTGCTTGCCCTTCCCGTCCTTGTCCTACTGAACCAGGTTCGGGCGGCCCCCCGGTCCCTTAGGGTGGGGGTGGACGCCTGCCCTTACTGCTTCATGACCATCCTGGACGCCCGCCACGCGGCCCAGGCGGTGAACCCGCAGGGAAAGGCCTTTTTCTACGATGACCCCGCCTGTCTCCTGGACCAGCTCAACGGCTGGGGTGGGCCGGACCTGAAGGCCCAGGAGGTCTACCTGGCGGACTACCTTGGCAGCACCCGTCAGGCGCCCCGCTGGCTGGCGGCGGAAAAGGCCCTTTTATATCACCAGCCCCGGGTCCGCACCCCCATGGGCTCGGGTCTACTGGTCTTTGCTAGCCGGCAAGACCTGGAGCGGCACCTGAAGGAGCGGCCGGAGCGGGCTGGGGGGCGGGTCCTCACCTGGGAGGAGGCGCTTCGGGAAGGAAGGAAGCGCCCCTTTGTCCCCACGGATTTCTTTTCGCCGCCCCCAAGGACGCCATGA
- a CDS encoding HAMP domain-containing sensor histidine kinase, giving the protein MSLRLRIALLTALVVVAGLGFSALALREGLRLALERQALSGLDKLLSSVRLMKDEEGKARLQVDGELLGAVLPGTLLLLLGEEGLLDAVGLLPSPEALTALAAGQTQGYLVREARREGLLLRAARERATLLAPLGLLDRLLLPVLLLGGGLAFLLALLLSRKALAPLARATLEAHTLAQARAWGRRLTPPASPDEVGQLVAAFNQVLAALEAALEAERRFAAEAAHALRTPLTLLLGHLERGRLWEARAQAESLRELVGRLLLLARAEADALHLKPLELDTLVFTEAEALRPAFRARGVALNLELPEEAVVVRAHEAALRAIVVSLLENALHHTAKGGQVWVRVDGDGLAVGNAPTHPNPGSGLGLRLAQALAKAQGASLRVAPGERAFWVWLRPQRGA; this is encoded by the coding sequence ATGAGCCTCCGGCTTCGGATAGCCTTGCTCACCGCCTTGGTGGTGGTGGCGGGCCTAGGGTTTTCCGCCCTGGCCCTAAGGGAAGGGCTTCGCCTGGCCCTGGAGCGGCAGGCCCTAAGCGGCTTGGACAAGCTTCTCTCTAGCGTCCGCCTGATGAAAGACGAGGAGGGTAAAGCCCGCCTCCAGGTGGACGGGGAGCTCCTGGGAGCGGTCCTCCCCGGCACCCTCCTCCTGCTCTTGGGGGAAGAGGGGCTATTGGACGCCGTGGGCCTCCTACCCTCCCCCGAGGCCCTAACCGCCTTGGCGGCGGGGCAGACCCAAGGCTACCTGGTGCGGGAGGCGAGGCGGGAGGGGCTCCTCTTGAGGGCGGCCCGGGAGCGGGCTACCCTCCTCGCCCCCTTGGGCCTTCTGGACCGCTTGCTCCTCCCGGTCCTCCTCCTGGGAGGAGGGCTAGCCTTCCTTCTGGCCCTTCTCCTCTCCCGAAAGGCCCTCGCCCCCTTAGCCCGGGCCACCCTCGAGGCCCACACCCTGGCCCAGGCCCGCGCCTGGGGAAGGCGGCTCACCCCGCCCGCAAGCCCCGATGAGGTGGGGCAACTGGTGGCGGCCTTCAACCAGGTGCTGGCCGCCTTGGAGGCGGCGTTGGAGGCGGAAAGGCGCTTCGCCGCCGAGGCCGCCCACGCCCTGAGAACCCCCCTCACCCTCCTTCTCGGCCATCTGGAGCGGGGACGGCTTTGGGAGGCCCGGGCCCAGGCGGAAAGCCTGCGGGAGCTCGTGGGCCGCCTCCTCCTCCTGGCCCGGGCGGAAGCGGACGCCCTTCACCTCAAGCCCTTGGAGCTGGACACCCTGGTCTTCACCGAGGCGGAGGCCCTCCGCCCCGCCTTTCGGGCTCGAGGCGTGGCCCTGAACCTGGAGCTCCCCGAGGAGGCGGTGGTGGTCAGGGCCCACGAGGCGGCCCTACGGGCCATCGTGGTGAGCCTTTTGGAAAACGCCCTGCACCACACCGCCAAGGGGGGCCAGGTGTGGGTACGGGTTGATGGGGACGGGTTGGCGGTGGGGAACGCCCCCACCCACCCCAACCCCGGTTCGGGCCTGGGGCTCAGGCTGGCCCAGGCCCTAGCCAAGGCCCAAGGGGCGAGCCTCCGGGTGGCTCCCGGAGAACGGGCCTTCTGGGTGTGGCTGCGGCCCCAAAGGGGCGCCTAG
- a CDS encoding response regulator transcription factor, with protein MRVLLVEDEPGVRALVREALEEAGFAVDEAAGVEEAEGLLLAFPYDLLVLDLFLPDGDGLEVLRFARGRGLSLPVLILTARDALEARLEGLAAGADDYVVKPFYPEEVVARARALLRRSRGLAENRLRVGRLELDLEGRLAFFRGQEVPLSAREFAVLEALALKGEGFATREELLEKVWNGEESVDPRTVDTYIKYLRRKLDPEAIETVRGLGYRLRG; from the coding sequence ATGAGGGTCCTTCTGGTGGAGGACGAACCCGGGGTGCGGGCCCTGGTGCGGGAAGCCTTGGAGGAGGCGGGCTTCGCCGTGGACGAGGCGGCGGGCGTGGAGGAAGCGGAAGGGCTCCTCCTGGCCTTCCCCTACGACCTCCTGGTCCTGGACCTGTTCCTGCCGGATGGGGACGGCCTCGAGGTCCTTCGGTTCGCCCGGGGGCGGGGGCTTAGCCTGCCCGTCCTCATCCTCACCGCCCGGGACGCCTTGGAAGCCCGCCTGGAAGGCCTGGCCGCGGGAGCGGACGACTACGTGGTGAAGCCCTTCTACCCCGAGGAGGTGGTGGCCCGGGCGCGGGCCCTACTGCGCCGGAGCCGGGGTCTGGCGGAAAACCGCCTGCGGGTAGGCCGGCTAGAACTGGACCTGGAAGGGCGCCTGGCCTTTTTCCGAGGCCAGGAGGTGCCCCTTTCAGCGCGGGAGTTCGCCGTCCTGGAAGCCTTAGCCTTAAAGGGAGAAGGCTTCGCCACGCGGGAGGAGCTCTTGGAGAAGGTTTGGAACGGGGAGGAGAGCGTGGACCCCCGCACCGTGGACACCTACATCAAGTACCTGCGCCGCAAGCTGGACCCCGAGGCCATCGAAACGGTGCGGGGCCTGGGCTACCGCCTGCGGGGATGA
- a CDS encoding antibiotic biosynthesis monooxygenase translates to MFVVMNRIPVKPEYAEQFEEVFRTRARLVDRMPGFLRNLVLRPQNPEDPYIVLTFWESEAAFRAWTESPAFREGHARSGTLPKEAFRGPNRLETFVAFLDSEVQGG, encoded by the coding sequence GTGTTCGTGGTGATGAACCGCATACCGGTAAAACCCGAGTATGCCGAGCAATTTGAGGAGGTTTTCCGCACTCGAGCCCGGCTGGTGGACCGGATGCCCGGCTTCCTCCGCAACCTGGTGTTGCGGCCGCAAAACCCCGAGGATCCCTACATCGTCCTTACCTTCTGGGAGAGCGAGGCCGCCTTCCGCGCCTGGACCGAGAGCCCCGCCTTCCGGGAGGGCCACGCCCGCAGCGGAACCCTGCCCAAGGAAGCCTTCCGGGGTCCGAACCGCTTGGAAACCTTCGTGGCCTTCCTGGACTCGGAGGTGCAAGGTGGTTGA
- a CDS encoding DUF3386 family protein, which translates to MVEAPVWALLKRARERVYTLPKDFPGFSARLALYVKGLWYFGQVRAEGFRPEVDLPEGVGPLAEKELASLLGHRRPVPFEEGEGRYPMRLVEEGPMGTALALEDPFRSRIWVREGRLHVIERHLTEGSFRIHLEAWKEVGEKLLPHRFLLVHRDARGRLLKVERFRDEYAAFGDLWLPVEREVVVEGEGLETLVLRLENVEVAA; encoded by the coding sequence GTGGTTGAGGCTCCGGTTTGGGCGCTTCTCAAGCGGGCGCGGGAGCGGGTGTACACCCTCCCCAAGGACTTTCCTGGCTTCTCCGCCCGCCTTGCCCTTTACGTTAAGGGGCTTTGGTACTTCGGCCAGGTGCGGGCGGAAGGCTTCCGCCCCGAAGTGGACCTGCCCGAGGGCGTGGGGCCCCTAGCGGAAAAGGAGCTGGCTTCCCTTCTAGGCCACCGCCGCCCCGTTCCCTTTGAAGAGGGCGAGGGCCGCTACCCCATGCGCTTGGTGGAGGAAGGTCCTATGGGTACGGCCCTCGCCCTGGAGGACCCCTTTCGTTCCCGCATATGGGTCCGCGAGGGGCGGCTTCACGTCATCGAGCGCCACCTGACAGAAGGCTCGTTTCGCATCCACCTCGAGGCCTGGAAGGAGGTCGGGGAAAAGCTCCTACCTCACCGCTTCCTCCTGGTCCATCGCGACGCCCGGGGCAGGCTACTCAAAGTGGAACGCTTCCGGGACGAGTACGCCGCTTTCGGAGACCTTTGGCTTCCTGTGGAGCGGGAAGTCGTGGTGGAAGGGGAGGGCTTAGAGACCTTGGTGCTTCGCTTGGAGAACGTGGAGGTGGCGGCATGA